A stretch of Imperialibacter roseus DNA encodes these proteins:
- a CDS encoding M28 family peptidase, whose product MQVRAKIITHRTGYAFICLLLFCGFMSHAQVSVDSTRLMNALKALSSQEMAGRLSGTNGISRARIFIKNNFNYAGLHPLESNWFIPFDMKAKNYPSQGVNVVGFLKGESDSAVVVTAHYDHLGVKNKEIYFGADDNASGVSVLLEAAWLFVAKKTAPKYTIIFAALDAEETGLLGGYALVEYLQKANIPVKLNVNMDMVSKGYKNELYVCGTYHYPQLKPLVDLIGKRYAKVVLKLGHDIPGSGHDDWTMSSDHGPFHKQKIPFLYFGVEDHKYYHQPTDTFETTPFSFFYHAAETITCFLNDYLYQ is encoded by the coding sequence ATGCAAGTCAGAGCAAAAATCATAACACACCGCACAGGGTATGCTTTCATATGCCTGCTGCTTTTCTGTGGGTTCATGAGCCATGCTCAGGTCAGCGTTGACTCCACGAGACTGATGAATGCCTTAAAAGCGCTTTCGTCTCAGGAAATGGCCGGGCGGTTGAGTGGCACCAACGGCATTAGTAGGGCCCGTATTTTTATTAAAAACAATTTTAACTACGCCGGACTTCACCCACTTGAGAGCAACTGGTTCATTCCGTTCGATATGAAGGCAAAGAACTACCCCTCTCAGGGAGTGAATGTAGTTGGATTTTTGAAGGGAGAAAGTGATTCGGCCGTTGTTGTTACCGCCCACTATGATCATCTCGGCGTCAAGAACAAAGAGATTTATTTTGGTGCGGACGACAATGCATCTGGGGTGAGCGTGCTGCTGGAGGCCGCCTGGCTTTTTGTCGCAAAGAAAACGGCGCCAAAGTACACCATCATTTTTGCTGCGCTGGATGCGGAGGAAACCGGCTTGCTGGGAGGTTATGCCCTGGTTGAATACCTGCAAAAGGCCAATATCCCAGTAAAGCTGAATGTGAATATGGATATGGTGAGTAAAGGCTATAAGAACGAGCTGTATGTTTGTGGCACTTATCATTACCCGCAGCTGAAGCCATTGGTCGATTTAATTGGCAAACGTTACGCTAAGGTGGTGCTGAAACTTGGGCACGATATTCCTGGCAGCGGTCACGACGACTGGACGATGTCGTCCGACCATGGGCCTTTTCACAAGCAGAAAATCCCCTTTCTTTATTTTGGGGTAGAAGACCATAAGTACTACCATCAGCCGACGGATACTTTTGAAACAACACCGTTCAGCTTCTTCTATCATGCGGCGGAAACCATCACATGCTTTTTAAACGATTACCTCTACCAATGA